The following nucleotide sequence is from Emcibacteraceae bacterium.
TTTGAAACCATGCAGGACGAGGAAGGATCATCAGTTTATCTCCGTCTGTCAACGCGAAAAATTGATCAGCTTCCCCGTAAGCTTTCTGAGGAAGATAAAGATAATATTGTTAAAGGAGCTTATTGGCTCAGAAAACCAACAAGTGGAACAACAAGAGCCATAATTTATTCAGGAGCCATTGCGCCGGAGGTTATGGGTGCCGTACAGGATTTGCAGCACGAAAATAAGGATATGGCGGTTCTTGCCGTAACGTCATCGGATATTCTATATCGTGACTGGGCGGCATCGCGCCGAAGCAGTGCGATAAATAAAATTCAGAAGACTTCCCATATCGAGAACCTGATGTCTAATCTGGCACGGGACTGTGTCGTCGTTTCCGTTTGTGACGGTCACCCGCTTAACCTTTCATGGCTTGGTAGTATTCATGGGAACCCGGTTGTGCCGCTTGGTGTTGAGGCCTTTGGACAGACAGGTGATCTTCCCGATTTATATGAACATTTCATGATCGACAGTGCGGCCATTGTTGCGGCTTATGGCAGACTGAAACGGAATTGATCCTTATCATCATTAGAACCTTGCAGAATTCATATTGCTCCATTCTTATTTTTGTGTTTTTTTAACAAAAATGAGGATGGAGTGATTGATGAAAGCCGTTTTGTTCGAAGAATTCGGTAAAAAGCCAGAGATTACACAGGTAACTGATCCAGCGCCAGTTGATCATGGTGTTGTTGTCAGGGTTATTGCAACAGGACTTTGCCGGAGCGACTGGCATGGCTGGATAGGTCACGATCCAGACATCAGATTGCCCCATGTGCCGGGTCATGAACTTGCCGGTATCATTGAGGTGGTCGGCAAAGATGTCAAAAAATGGAAAGCTGGTGACCGTGTAACCGTTCCATTTGTCGGGGGTTGCGGGCATTGTCCTGAGTGCCTGTCAGGCAATCAGCAGGTCTGCGATAATCAATTCCAGCCCGGTTTTACCCATTGGGGGTCATTTGCCCAATATGTGGGCATTCATTATGCTGATATTAATCTGGTGAGGTTGCCTGATTCCATGGATTTTGTTACAGCGGCCAGTCTGGGATGCCGATTTGTGACCTCTTACCGGGCTGTTGTTGACCAAGGGAAGGTGGACGCTGGTCAATGGGTTGCGGTACATGGCTGTGGCGGCGTGGGGTTATCAGCCATCATGATTGCAAAAGCCTATGGCGCCAAAGTGATCGCCGTTGACATTGATGATGATAAACTGGATTTTGCCAGGGCGATAGGCGCGGATTTCGCCGTAAACGGATTGCATGAGAAAGTGCCGCAGGCTGTTTTTGAAATTTCAAAGCGAGGGGCGCATATTTCCATTGATGCGCTTGGCAATCCTGTCACTTGTGAAAATTCAATCAGGTCTCTTAAAAAGCGCGGTAAACATATTCAGGTCGGTCTGCTGGTAGCCGACCAGAGCAAGCCGAACTTGCCGATGGATATCGTGGTGGCTAACGAGCTGGAAATTATCGGCAGCCATGGCATACAGGCATATCGTTATCCTGAACTTATTGGCTTGATTGAAAAGGGCAAGCTTTCCCCTGAAAAGCTGATCGGTCAAACCATTTCATTGGAGCAATCGATTGATGCATTAATGAATATGGACAGCTTTGAAGGAACGGGGGTCACGGTAATCCGTTTATAAAGGAGTAATTTTATTCTGCAGTGACCGTTATCGTTTCTTTCTGACTTTTTGCCGGCCATAACATGTTTAAGGCTGCAACAACAACAAGCCATAGTCCACCAAGAAGGCCGACACCGGAAATTGAGAAAATCAGAAGCATGGGCATGACCGCTTCCGAGCGCTCATAAAAATCATCCCATTCTTTAAAGGCCTCCATGGAGCCTGCAACCATCAAGGCGGTGAGGAAAACAACAAGAGAAATATTACTGAGCCAATAGCCATGGGAGGCCCATTTTTTTGACCAGCCACTGAATTCAGCACCTTTTAGCTCTTCGATTATCAAAAAGACTGAGCCCATCAGGATCATGGTATTGATGCCGATGGTTGTTCCCATTGCATGGGCAACGGTGATATGGGTGCCGTGAGAGAACAGATTAAACGCCGGTATTGAAATCAGGATCGCTAAAATCAGATTTAAAAATACCCAGATATCGGCCGCAAAAATAAAGCGATAAGACTGGCGATGAGTGAATTTCTGATCCGGTGTTAGTGATTGCCGCCATTTCCAGATAATGTCGGCAAGAATAATAAGTTCTGCCATACTGACGGCGTAACCAAGCATTCTAATCCACGAGGCAGAGGGCACCGCATATACATGGTGTGACCAGCCAACCATTAGTGCAACAAAGCTCAGGATATAAAGCAGGAAAGCTTCATTGGAATGGGCCATTTTCTTATCGCCGCTGATATATTCCATCACAAACATGGCTGTGCCGTAGACCAGCATATTCCAGGACCCGACAAGCGCGCCATAGGATTTCCACTGAATGGTAGTTTCACGGACAATATTTTCATCAAAAAACGGGATTAGATATAGGTGAGCTTCGGTAAAAGTAATCAGGAAAAATATAATCCCGGTCATCCACATCCAGTAATAGACCGGCCAGGGGCCTTTTTCCTTTTTCATCGTCAAA
It contains:
- a CDS encoding zinc-dependent alcohol dehydrogenase family protein, producing the protein MKAVLFEEFGKKPEITQVTDPAPVDHGVVVRVIATGLCRSDWHGWIGHDPDIRLPHVPGHELAGIIEVVGKDVKKWKAGDRVTVPFVGGCGHCPECLSGNQQVCDNQFQPGFTHWGSFAQYVGIHYADINLVRLPDSMDFVTAASLGCRFVTSYRAVVDQGKVDAGQWVAVHGCGGVGLSAIMIAKAYGAKVIAVDIDDDKLDFARAIGADFAVNGLHEKVPQAVFEISKRGAHISIDALGNPVTCENSIRSLKKRGKHIQVGLLVADQSKPNLPMDIVVANELEIIGSHGIQAYRYPELIGLIEKGKLSPEKLIGQTISLEQSIDALMNMDSFEGTGVTVIRL
- a CDS encoding cbb3-type cytochrome c oxidase subunit I; translated protein: MEQSNTNVNNRSGVCFVILGLMSLGGCVLMGVLGAFKYLYPDTLSGFEFYQLRPIHVSLAVAWIFLAAIGGIYHYLPKYRGLSLAWSRSMPLHFWVFVITGIAILAAYIMGKFGGREYWAYPPVLSTPIFATWIMFGINILLTMKKEKGPWPVYYWMWMTGIIFFLITFTEAHLYLIPFFDENIVRETTIQWKSYGALVGSWNMLVYGTAMFVMEYISGDKKMAHSNEAFLLYILSFVALMVGWSHHVYAVPSASWIRMLGYAVSMAELIILADIIWKWRQSLTPDQKFTHRQSYRFIFAADIWVFLNLILAILISIPAFNLFSHGTHITVAHAMGTTIGINTMILMGSVFLIIEELKGAEFSGWSKKWASHGYWLSNISLVVFLTALMVAGSMEAFKEWDDFYERSEAVMPMLLIFSISGVGLLGGLWLVVVAALNMLWPAKSQKETITVTAE